A single region of the Anaerolineales bacterium genome encodes:
- a CDS encoding HU family DNA-binding protein — MQKTELISKVAKDTEMTQDATAKVVNATIDAIVAALKGGDKVTLTGFGTFEVRKTKARVGTNPATRQKIQIPAGKRVSFSAGAVLKKEVTGKGDTPKAKGAKKPAAKKK; from the coding sequence ATGCAGAAGACCGAACTCATCAGCAAAGTGGCGAAAGACACGGAAATGACCCAAGATGCGACGGCGAAGGTTGTGAATGCAACCATCGACGCCATCGTCGCTGCCCTCAAGGGTGGTGATAAGGTCACACTCACGGGCTTCGGCACCTTCGAAGTTCGCAAGACAAAGGCGCGTGTTGGCACGAACCCTGCGACCCGTCAGAAGATTCAGATTCCCGCTGGCAAGCGTGTCAGCTTCAGCGCGGGCGCTGTCCTGAAGAAGGAAGTCACGGGGAAAGGCGACACACCGAAAGCCAAAGGCGCCAAGAAACCGGCTGCCAAGAAGAAGTAA
- the ychF gene encoding redox-regulated ATPase YchF: MKLGIIGLPNSGKTTIFNALTGLNRPTGASSGKIEVVTAVVSVPDERIDKLSAMYNPKKTIYATITYTDIGGLEKGISASGISGELRNHLQQVDGYIHVIRTFADDTVPHPEGEVNPLRDLETVDSEFLLSDLVIVERRLEKMAEERKRSKIVNVVLFEREIDLLNRFKVQLDALQPLRNSTVTEEEMKIIRGYGLLSLKPVLVVFNAGDALYDFSAIHYPHEGSRLASLQGKIEAEIAQLSGDDQMMFLAEYGIDEPGARKVIRESYELMHIQAFFTVGPDEVRAWTIPIGSTAQEAAGTIHSDLARGFIRAEVTPHQELLALGSEAEVKKQGKMRLEGKEYIVKDGDIMHIRANV; the protein is encoded by the coding sequence ATGAAACTTGGCATTATTGGCTTGCCGAACAGCGGCAAGACGACGATCTTCAACGCGCTCACCGGCTTGAATCGTCCAACAGGCGCATCCTCTGGAAAAATTGAGGTCGTCACCGCCGTCGTCTCCGTTCCCGACGAGCGGATCGACAAACTGAGCGCAATGTACAACCCCAAAAAGACAATTTACGCGACGATCACCTACACCGATATTGGCGGCTTGGAAAAGGGGATCAGTGCCAGCGGCATTAGTGGGGAACTGCGGAATCACCTTCAACAAGTGGACGGCTATATCCATGTGATCCGCACCTTTGCCGATGATACGGTACCGCACCCCGAAGGGGAGGTGAATCCCCTCCGCGATCTGGAGACGGTAGACAGCGAATTCCTCCTCTCCGATCTCGTTATTGTGGAGCGGCGCTTGGAGAAAATGGCGGAAGAACGGAAGCGCTCCAAGATTGTCAATGTCGTCCTCTTTGAGCGCGAAATTGACCTTCTGAATCGGTTTAAAGTGCAGTTGGATGCCCTGCAACCCCTGCGCAATAGTACCGTTACCGAGGAAGAAATGAAGATCATTCGGGGGTATGGGCTGCTCTCGCTGAAACCTGTTTTGGTCGTCTTTAATGCCGGAGACGCCCTGTACGATTTCAGCGCGATCCACTACCCCCATGAAGGATCGCGCCTCGCCAGCCTGCAAGGGAAAATTGAAGCAGAGATCGCTCAACTCTCCGGCGATGATCAGATGATGTTCTTGGCAGAATATGGGATTGATGAGCCGGGTGCGCGAAAGGTGATCCGCGAATCCTACGAACTGATGCATATTCAAGCCTTTTTCACTGTTGGTCCTGATGAAGTGCGGGCGTGGACAATCCCGATTGGCTCAACAGCACAAGAGGCGGCGGGAACGATCCATTCCGATCTTGCGCGGGGATTCATTCGGGCAGAGGTAACCCCGCATCAGGAACTGCTTGCGCTTGGCAGCGAGGCAGAGGTGAAAAAACAAGGAAAGATGCGCCTTGAGGGGAAGGAATACATCGTCAAAGACGGGGACATTATGCACATTCGGGCAAACGTTTAA
- a CDS encoding metallophosphoesterase family protein: protein MPDPTYIGIISDTHMPQRWNRLHESLTEIFRGVNLILHAGDVGELWVLDELSRIAPVVAVHGNDETAAAQAALPFMQTLVIAGHRLILTHGHLPDLAEEYARRKVDTWDSKLADLVTMAHPHGAEIVVYGHLHIPMHYCYDNVWLVNGGGIASGGFFHRQKVQSVAVMTLSPAAPPAVTHYDLNSGKVHAPPTAYNGSFKEIWNDYNEPLFDPMLIPAIEWLRQRLVPLVGLEYLREALLPLGQACWWGGKESMTAQEILDAFRTHPDTPPILWTTLRELPAFAPYL from the coding sequence ATGCCTGACCCAACCTATATCGGGATTATCTCCGATACGCACATGCCGCAGCGCTGGAATCGCCTTCACGAATCGCTCACCGAGATTTTCCGAGGGGTGAATCTCATCCTTCATGCGGGGGATGTTGGCGAATTATGGGTATTGGACGAACTCAGCCGGATTGCGCCCGTCGTCGCGGTACATGGCAACGACGAGACGGCGGCGGCGCAAGCGGCGCTCCCCTTTATGCAAACCCTTGTCATTGCCGGACATCGCCTCATCTTGACACATGGACATCTTCCCGATCTTGCCGAAGAATATGCTCGCCGCAAGGTTGATACTTGGGATTCAAAATTGGCTGATCTCGTTACGATGGCGCATCCGCATGGGGCAGAGATCGTCGTCTATGGGCATTTACACATCCCCATGCACTACTGCTATGATAATGTGTGGCTGGTGAATGGGGGCGGGATAGCCTCTGGAGGTTTTTTCCACCGCCAAAAGGTGCAAAGCGTCGCAGTGATGACTCTTTCACCCGCTGCGCCGCCTGCGGTGACGCACTATGACCTAAACAGTGGGAAGGTTCACGCCCCTCCTACAGCCTATAACGGAAGTTTCAAGGAGATTTGGAATGACTACAACGAACCGCTTTTTGACCCGATGTTGATTCCGGCGATTGAATGGCTGCGGCAGCGCTTAGTGCCTTTAGTTGGCTTGGAATACCTCCGTGAGGCGCTGCTTCCTCTGGGGCAAGCGTGTTGGTGGGGCGGGAAAGAGAGTATGACCGCCCAAGAGATTCTGGATGCCTTCCGCACCCACCCTGATACGCCGCCCATCTTGTGGACGACACTGCGGGAATTACCTGCCTTTGCGCCATATCTGTGA
- the argF gene encoding ornithine carbamoyltransferase: MNHFLDIADLNPSELDHLLKLAVQLKIEWQSGGNRPVLGGQVLAMVFQKPSLRTRVSFDVAMLHLGGHGLYLSPAEIGLGQRESIPDVARVLSGMTQGIMARVFAHDHLKALAAWSTVPVINGLSDKSHPCQAVADMLTIYEHFGALRGLTLAYVGDSNNVTYSLAEAAAHLGVRLRIGSPEGYRFDAAALGYFRELGLDLTEAPTAEDAVQGADVIYTDTWTSMGQEAESEKRRAVFPPFQVNEALLRQAPAHAVVLHCLPAHRGEEITDPVADGRQSLIFAQAANRLHAQKAILVRSLGKNR, from the coding sequence ATGAATCACTTCCTTGATATTGCCGACCTCAACCCGTCGGAACTGGATCATCTGCTAAAACTCGCCGTCCAATTGAAGATCGAATGGCAATCCGGGGGCAATCGCCCCGTCCTCGGTGGTCAGGTCTTGGCGATGGTTTTTCAGAAACCCTCACTGCGTACCCGCGTCAGCTTTGATGTGGCGATGCTTCATCTCGGCGGGCATGGGCTGTACCTTAGTCCGGCAGAGATTGGGTTGGGGCAGCGTGAGAGCATTCCTGATGTGGCGCGTGTCCTCAGCGGCATGACACAAGGGATTATGGCGCGAGTCTTTGCCCATGATCATCTCAAGGCTTTGGCGGCGTGGTCAACCGTGCCGGTGATCAATGGTCTCAGCGACAAGAGTCACCCCTGTCAGGCGGTGGCGGATATGCTAACTATCTATGAACACTTTGGAGCATTGCGAGGGTTAACCCTTGCCTACGTGGGCGATAGCAACAACGTGACCTATTCCCTTGCCGAGGCAGCCGCACACTTAGGGGTGCGCTTGCGAATCGGGTCACCCGAAGGCTATCGTTTCGATGCCGCAGCTTTAGGTTATTTTCGGGAGTTGGGGCTTGATCTGACCGAAGCGCCTACTGCCGAGGATGCTGTACAGGGGGCTGATGTAATCTACACAGACACTTGGACGAGCATGGGACAGGAAGCCGAGTCCGAAAAGCGGCGGGCAGTGTTTCCGCCCTTTCAGGTTAACGAGGCATTGTTACGCCAAGCGCCCGCTCATGCCGTCGTCCTTCATTGCCTTCCTGCCCACCGAGGGGAGGAAATCACTGATCCGGTGGCGGATGGGCGGCAGTCGCTCATCTTTGCACAGGCAGCAAACCGCCTTCATGCCCAAAAAGCAATTTTAGTGCGCTCTTTGGGGAAGAATCGCTAA
- a CDS encoding tetratricopeptide repeat protein, translating into MASREVYEHFMNMGHDFAWNKTWDKAIAAYARALQEVPEDPNSHKYLGLALLESKRYADALKVYTRAHQLAPDDPVPLEKSADVLERLGKLKEAAQQYVSVADVYLAQHDIEKAISNFERATLLTSGLLPIHFRLAQLYERTGRTRAAILQYLTLGFNFQRAKDKAKALQAIDRALRLEPSNPQVLNAKRAIEAGEFMSIPQTDAPSAPKQSGGMFDEDPDAEPLAPPTADAHPGGPMGQATDTAMGNLAEFLLDGGLTLAEARAIQGIESFKVGDFKGAMESFTQAEKMGIRHPALWMCMGAGYIHLSEYQAAIPYLERAQTDGDYAAGAAHGLGQLYMALQKHREACVALLRALKLVDIALAMNPDEADQLNAVYDQLLGTTDGMLDADIAAMNSQFNKWLVGKDWKVRISETRRALSDRIRSGATEELKYYVADTSIVDAVTRIDRYIKQRLFTLALDTAYTAIEKEPTSLPVHQRIAQILMEEGHTQEAITKYNIVANSFLARDDRRNAAMILDEVIKVAPMDTGLRLSLIDLLEREGQQERMLDEYIGLAGAYFQLAETDQARDTYNEALRLAQRVNAPTEKRVEILYHLADIHTNRLDFRQALRTYEQVRSLAPEEQRARRELIDIHYRQNNPLEAIKELDGLLQVYAKQKRGDLILRTLEEMVAARTGDMALRARLGAVYRQVNRKMDAIAQLDALGAMQLEAGMYNEARTTIKQIIALGPTDVEQYKQLLSQLGA; encoded by the coding sequence GTGGCGAGCCGAGAAGTCTACGAACACTTCATGAATATGGGGCATGATTTTGCTTGGAACAAAACATGGGATAAGGCAATTGCAGCCTATGCCCGTGCTTTGCAGGAAGTCCCCGAAGACCCCAACTCCCACAAGTATTTAGGGTTGGCGCTGTTGGAAAGCAAGCGCTATGCCGATGCCTTAAAGGTCTACACCCGCGCCCACCAACTTGCCCCCGATGATCCCGTCCCGCTGGAAAAAAGTGCTGATGTTCTGGAGCGGTTGGGAAAACTGAAAGAAGCGGCACAGCAATACGTGAGTGTCGCCGATGTGTACCTTGCCCAACATGATATTGAGAAAGCCATTTCCAATTTCGAGCGGGCAACGCTGCTGACCTCTGGACTGCTCCCTATTCATTTTCGTTTGGCACAGCTTTATGAGCGCACTGGGCGCACCCGTGCCGCCATCCTTCAATACCTGACCCTCGGCTTTAATTTTCAACGAGCGAAAGACAAAGCAAAGGCACTTCAGGCAATTGACCGCGCCCTTCGCCTTGAACCGAGCAATCCCCAAGTGTTGAACGCGAAACGGGCGATTGAGGCGGGCGAATTTATGTCTATCCCACAGACAGACGCTCCAAGCGCTCCGAAACAAAGCGGGGGGATGTTTGACGAAGACCCCGACGCCGAACCGCTTGCCCCACCAACCGCAGATGCTCATCCGGGGGGACCAATGGGACAGGCGACGGATACGGCAATGGGCAACCTTGCCGAGTTTTTGTTAGATGGCGGGTTAACGCTTGCTGAGGCACGGGCTATTCAGGGTATTGAGTCCTTCAAGGTGGGCGATTTCAAAGGCGCTATGGAGAGCTTTACCCAAGCCGAGAAGATGGGCATCCGCCATCCCGCATTGTGGATGTGTATGGGTGCGGGCTATATCCATTTGAGCGAATACCAAGCGGCTATTCCTTACTTAGAGCGGGCGCAAACGGATGGTGACTATGCGGCGGGCGCGGCGCACGGTTTAGGGCAACTCTATATGGCGCTGCAAAAGCACCGTGAGGCGTGTGTGGCGCTCCTCCGTGCGCTGAAATTGGTCGATATTGCCCTTGCCATGAACCCCGACGAGGCAGACCAATTGAACGCCGTCTACGATCAACTGTTGGGGACGACGGACGGCATGTTGGATGCAGATATTGCGGCGATGAACAGCCAGTTCAATAAATGGCTGGTGGGCAAGGATTGGAAGGTGCGTATCTCTGAGACGCGCCGCGCATTATCAGACCGCATCCGCAGCGGGGCGACAGAAGAATTAAAATACTATGTTGCCGATACCTCTATCGTAGATGCCGTGACGCGGATTGACCGCTATATCAAGCAGCGCCTTTTTACGCTGGCGTTGGATACCGCCTACACAGCGATTGAAAAAGAGCCAACCTCCCTGCCTGTTCACCAACGGATTGCCCAAATCCTTATGGAAGAAGGGCATACCCAAGAGGCGATCACCAAATACAACATCGTGGCAAACAGCTTTCTCGCCCGCGATGACCGCCGCAACGCGGCAATGATCCTTGATGAGGTGATCAAGGTTGCCCCAATGGATACGGGCTTACGCCTCAGTTTGATCGACCTCTTGGAGCGGGAAGGTCAGCAAGAGCGTATGTTGGATGAATACATTGGCTTGGCGGGCGCATATTTCCAGCTTGCCGAGACCGATCAGGCGCGAGACACCTACAATGAGGCGCTCCGTTTGGCGCAGCGGGTGAATGCCCCTACCGAAAAGCGCGTTGAAATTCTCTACCACCTTGCCGATATTCACACAAACCGCTTGGATTTCCGGCAGGCGCTGCGTACCTACGAGCAAGTGCGCAGTCTTGCCCCAGAGGAACAACGCGCCCGCCGCGAATTGATCGACATTCATTACCGTCAAAACAACCCCCTAGAAGCCATTAAGGAACTTGATGGGCTGTTACAGGTCTACGCGAAACAAAAGCGCGGCGATCTGATCCTGCGGACGCTGGAAGAAATGGTTGCCGCCCGCACAGGGGATATGGCACTGCGGGCGCGGTTGGGCGCCGTCTACCGCCAAGTGAATCGGAAGATGGACGCTATTGCCCAACTTGATGCACTTGGGGCAATGCAGCTAGAAGCCGGAATGTACAATGAGGCACGGACAACGATCAAACAAATCATTGCCCTCGGACCCACTGATGTTGAGCAGTATAAACAACTCTTGTCCCAACTGGGCGCTTAG
- a CDS encoding TIGR00159 family protein, translating into MCGELCWLLEAQFSLTAVLDILIVAAVFFGISLLLRSTQAVPLLRGIVILVILAGALTTIIPLTAFRWLIANLLPLVAIAVPVIFQPELRRMLERLGRASAWSRHTSEEAERHKVIDAICAAVGRLSERRHGALIVIERETNLQEYVNSGVGMDSAISPQLLLTVFYPKTELHDGAVIIRGDKVAAAASVLPLSSGRQLTDRKLGTRHRAALGISEIGDAICVVVSEETGQISVANGGRMIRRLDAERLRTILIAFYGESERVGRSFLGWLWRIARRFVGQDAPSGDRVISP; encoded by the coding sequence ATGTGTGGTGAACTGTGCTGGCTTCTTGAGGCGCAGTTCAGCCTGACCGCTGTCCTCGATATTTTGATAGTGGCGGCGGTTTTCTTCGGCATTAGCCTCCTCTTGCGCAGCACCCAAGCCGTCCCTCTCCTGCGCGGAATTGTGATTCTTGTCATCCTTGCCGGGGCGCTGACGACAATCATCCCGCTCACCGCCTTCCGATGGCTGATTGCCAACCTTTTGCCCCTTGTAGCAATCGCTGTTCCCGTTATTTTTCAACCTGAACTGCGGCGGATGCTAGAGCGTTTGGGGCGGGCTAGTGCATGGTCTCGTCACACGTCTGAGGAAGCCGAACGGCACAAGGTAATTGATGCTATTTGCGCTGCTGTGGGGCGGCTCTCTGAACGGCGACATGGGGCGCTTATTGTCATTGAGCGGGAAACCAACCTACAAGAGTATGTCAACAGCGGTGTGGGGATGGACAGTGCGATCAGCCCGCAGCTTCTGCTGACGGTCTTTTATCCCAAAACTGAACTCCATGATGGTGCCGTGATCATTCGGGGCGATAAGGTGGCGGCAGCAGCCTCCGTTTTGCCCCTTTCTTCGGGAAGGCAGCTAACAGATCGGAAATTAGGGACGCGCCACCGCGCCGCGTTGGGCATTAGCGAGATTGGCGATGCGATCTGCGTTGTTGTGTCGGAGGAAACGGGGCAAATCTCTGTAGCCAACGGCGGACGGATGATCCGCCGCTTGGACGCCGAGCGCTTGCGCACCATCCTGATCGCTTTTTATGGCGAAAGCGAGCGAGTAGGGCGTTCGTTTTTGGGTTGGCTATGGCGGATTGCGCGTCGCTTTGTCGGTCAGGATGCCCCGTCCGGAGATAGGGTAATTTCTCCTTAA
- a CDS encoding LOG family protein, which produces MSTQDPSPKKQKVVAVYGGAAIPVDHPDYKDAFEVGRLLAQNGLALLTGGYAGIMGAASEGAHAAGGRVIGVTVGLFRERGLVPNPYLHEEVHLPSLSERTMYLITEPDAYIVMRGGIGTLAELGMAWSLMQVHDIPPRPLILVGGMWRETMATFARVSTIGENEHTYITLVDTVAEVIPMLQQWWTAPPALKPRLGDVAPNKANLKG; this is translated from the coding sequence GTGTCTACCCAAGACCCTTCCCCCAAAAAGCAAAAAGTCGTCGCCGTTTATGGGGGCGCGGCAATTCCTGTTGATCACCCCGATTACAAAGATGCCTTCGAGGTTGGACGCCTTCTCGCCCAAAACGGTCTTGCGCTCCTCACGGGGGGGTATGCGGGCATTATGGGGGCAGCTAGCGAGGGCGCTCATGCGGCGGGTGGGCGCGTCATTGGGGTCACCGTTGGGCTGTTCCGCGAGCGCGGACTCGTCCCCAACCCCTACCTCCATGAGGAAGTCCATCTGCCGAGCCTCTCTGAGCGGACGATGTATCTGATCACAGAACCAGATGCTTATATCGTGATGCGCGGCGGGATAGGGACACTGGCGGAATTGGGGATGGCGTGGAGTCTGATGCAAGTTCATGATATTCCCCCTCGCCCGTTGATCCTTGTTGGAGGGATGTGGCGGGAGACGATGGCAACCTTTGCCCGCGTCAGCACGATTGGCGAGAACGAGCATACCTACATCACTCTGGTGGATACCGTTGCTGAGGTGATTCCTATGCTCCAACAATGGTGGACAGCACCCCCCGCCTTGAAGCCGCGCCTCGGTGATGTTGCTCCGAATAAAGCGAATTTGAAGGGCTAG
- a CDS encoding M20/M25/M40 family metallo-hydrolase, whose product MDYATIDRYIQDHLEESLAELKRLCAQPSISAQGVGIAECAVLVGDMLRARGFTVEIIKTEGHPIVYAEAAGASEKTLLFYNHYDVQPPEPLELWDSPPFEPTIRDGKLYARGVSDDKGHIMCRLAALDALKAATGSYPCRIKFVIEGEEETSSAALQPFVRENGAKLAADACVWEFGSVNHEERPLQYLGLRGICYVELSVTTASDDAHSGLAGSLFPNAAWRLVWALNTLKDRDERILIPGFYDSVVAPTARDLELLAAMPDETSDLLTRYGLTQGFLRGRRDGIDLRRDAVFQPTCTICGLNSGYQGVGSKTVLPAKASAKVDFRLVPNQAPEDILRKLRAYLDEQGFRDIQVDYLGGEHPSRTDPDHPFVALAVRTAAEVYGKEVIVAPMIGGSGPTHVFEETLHVPIVMAGCSYPGALVHAPNENLVIDHFVQGVRHTARIVGEFAAG is encoded by the coding sequence GTGGATTACGCAACCATTGACCGTTACATTCAGGATCATCTTGAGGAATCGTTGGCAGAGTTAAAACGGCTCTGCGCCCAACCCAGTATTTCGGCACAGGGGGTAGGCATTGCCGAATGTGCCGTCCTCGTTGGGGATATGCTGCGGGCGCGGGGATTCACCGTTGAGATCATCAAAACAGAGGGGCACCCCATCGTTTACGCAGAGGCGGCGGGGGCGAGCGAGAAAACCCTTCTGTTTTACAACCATTATGATGTGCAGCCACCCGAACCCCTCGAACTGTGGGACTCGCCCCCCTTTGAGCCAACCATCCGCGATGGAAAGCTGTATGCGCGGGGTGTCTCTGACGACAAGGGGCATATTATGTGCCGCCTTGCTGCCTTGGATGCGTTGAAAGCCGCCACCGGATCGTACCCCTGCCGGATCAAGTTTGTTATCGAGGGTGAGGAAGAAACAAGCAGTGCCGCCCTCCAACCCTTCGTCCGCGAAAACGGCGCAAAGCTTGCCGCTGACGCCTGTGTGTGGGAATTTGGGAGCGTGAATCATGAGGAACGCCCGCTCCAATACCTGGGCTTGCGGGGGATTTGCTATGTAGAACTGAGTGTAACGACAGCGAGTGATGATGCCCATTCTGGGCTGGCGGGATCGCTCTTTCCGAACGCCGCATGGCGTTTGGTTTGGGCGCTGAACACGCTCAAAGACCGCGACGAACGTATCCTCATCCCGGGTTTTTACGATTCTGTGGTCGCTCCCACCGCTCGCGATTTGGAACTCCTTGCCGCGATGCCCGACGAAACATCTGATCTTCTGACGCGCTATGGGCTGACTCAAGGCTTTTTGCGCGGGCGGAGAGATGGTATTGACCTTCGCCGCGATGCTGTGTTCCAACCAACCTGCACCATCTGCGGACTGAATTCCGGCTATCAAGGGGTTGGCTCAAAAACCGTCCTTCCGGCGAAAGCCTCGGCAAAGGTCGATTTTCGTCTTGTCCCCAATCAAGCACCAGAGGACATTCTGCGCAAACTTCGCGCCTACCTTGACGAACAAGGATTCCGCGATATTCAGGTAGATTACTTGGGCGGAGAACACCCTTCGCGCACCGATCCCGATCATCCGTTTGTGGCGTTGGCAGTTCGCACGGCGGCGGAAGTCTATGGCAAAGAAGTCATTGTTGCGCCGATGATTGGCGGCAGCGGACCGACCCATGTTTTTGAGGAAACACTCCATGTGCCGATTGTCATGGCGGGGTGTAGCTATCCGGGGGCGCTTGTTCATGCCCCGAACGAAAATTTGGTGATCGATCATTTCGTGCAAGGCGTCCGGCACACTGCCCGGATCGTAGGCGAATTCGCAGCGGGGTAA
- a CDS encoding cellulase family glycosylhydrolase encodes MTDTLDITPFTDTDPDEFLTSPPLRRLGQRLARLGLALAALIILLSAGATPPSPTEVPPPVGIVPIPTYDFRPVEALCADLNAAWDRDWLTVIAALERLDQIGGVCGDKIPREQLYPAYFNYGAWLERRGELAEAILAYQKALDLRPDGKEAALALQRHRALQPPPLTICTEAEIDAALNVVGVWTPAAVGAFPRLEQGRFMINDVPFTVRGVNYYPSNAPWRRFLTEGDLDSIRAELDLIRGAGFNTIRVFLWHDALFQCPGSGAVPKPEGFARLDAVLRMAAERGLRLIVTLNDLPDLVVRPLYLQSDLPNAQALFIVRRYRDEPAILAWDVRNEGDIDASRKYVTLRAVMDWLRAFVPQVRAADPNHLITAGWNESSHLTAGVVDFLSFHHWRSAENMAERIAGMRAATALPILLEEVGYATPGGTEARQVDSLRAALRMAEGQNLLGWLVWTAFDFPRTATCIPPACPSLDNAEHHYGMWRTDYSEKPALRMLKEEFLGR; translated from the coding sequence ATGACGGATACGCTCGACATCACGCCATTCACCGACACCGACCCAGACGAATTCCTCACCTCGCCTCCTCTCCGTCGTTTGGGGCAGCGCCTTGCCCGTTTGGGTCTTGCCTTAGCCGCTCTGATCATCCTTCTCAGTGCGGGCGCTACCCCACCATCCCCAACGGAAGTCCCCCCACCGGTTGGCATTGTCCCCATCCCCACCTATGATTTTCGCCCTGTCGAGGCGCTCTGTGCCGACCTGAACGCCGCGTGGGATCGGGATTGGCTGACGGTGATCGCCGCGCTGGAACGCCTTGACCAGATTGGCGGCGTCTGTGGCGACAAAATCCCCCGTGAGCAGCTTTACCCCGCTTATTTCAATTATGGCGCGTGGTTGGAGCGGCGCGGGGAGCTTGCCGAGGCAATCCTTGCCTACCAAAAGGCGCTTGATCTTCGCCCCGATGGAAAAGAGGCGGCGCTTGCTTTACAGCGTCACCGCGCCTTGCAGCCGCCCCCTCTGACAATCTGTACAGAGGCTGAGATCGACGCTGCGCTAAATGTAGTTGGGGTATGGACGCCCGCTGCGGTGGGCGCGTTTCCCCGTTTGGAACAGGGGCGATTCATGATCAATGACGTGCCGTTCACCGTGCGCGGGGTGAACTATTACCCATCGAATGCCCCCTGGCGACGTTTCCTCACCGAGGGTGATTTGGACTCCATCCGCGCTGAACTTGACCTTATTCGAGGGGCGGGATTCAATACAATCCGTGTCTTTCTCTGGCACGATGCCCTCTTTCAATGCCCCGGCAGCGGGGCAGTTCCCAAGCCGGAAGGCTTCGCCCGCCTCGATGCTGTCTTGCGTATGGCGGCAGAACGCGGACTGCGCCTGATCGTCACCCTGAATGACCTCCCTGATCTCGTTGTTCGCCCACTCTACCTGCAAAGCGATCTCCCCAACGCCCAAGCGCTGTTCATCGTCCGCCGCTACCGAGACGAACCGGCAATTTTAGCGTGGGATGTGCGCAACGAGGGCGATATTGACGCCAGCCGCAAATACGTCACGTTGCGGGCGGTGATGGATTGGCTGAGGGCATTCGTTCCCCAAGTCCGCGCTGCCGACCCGAATCACCTGATCACGGCGGGGTGGAATGAGAGTTCCCATTTGACGGCGGGCGTTGTTGATTTTCTGAGTTTTCACCATTGGCGCTCGGCGGAGAATATGGCGGAGCGCATTGCCGGAATGCGGGCGGCGACAGCCCTCCCCATTCTGTTGGAGGAAGTGGGGTACGCCACACCCGGTGGAACAGAGGCGCGTCAGGTGGACTCCCTGCGGGCGGCGCTGCGTATGGCGGAAGGGCAGAACTTACTTGGCTGGTTGGTTTGGACTGCTTTTGATTTTCCCCGCACGGCGACCTGTATCCCCCCTGCCTGCCCTAGCCTTGATAACGCCGAACACCATTACGGCATGTGGCGGACGGACTATTCGGAAAAACCTGCGCTCAGAATGTTGAAAGAGGAATTTTTGGGGCGGTGA